In the genome of Arachis hypogaea cultivar Tifrunner chromosome 9, arahy.Tifrunner.gnm2.J5K5, whole genome shotgun sequence, the window AGAGGTGGAGTGTTTGCACTAATTTGGGGTGGCACCGAGAAAGTTGAACTGTAGAGAAAGTTGCATAAAACTGACGTGGCTTCGGGATCTAAAAGAACGTTTACAGTTGACTGATGAAAACAGCATGCAGAGGTACGTGAAGTGTCACATTATGTTGTTATTTGATACGAACTTGTTTGGAGACAAGTCTGGGACATCTGTGCACTGGAAATTTCTGCCTTTGCTTCGTGATTTTGGCAGTATTAAACAGTACAGTCGGGGATCAGCATGCCTAGCACACCTGTACAGGACGTTATGCAGGGCATCTCGTTTTGACTGTAAGAAAATCGATGGTCCACTAACACTTATGCTCAGTTGGACTTGGATCTGCCTACCATATTTAGCGTCGGTTCCTAGGGAATCCCATAGTTTTTTGCTTGCAAACAGGTAACCTTATCTTACATTTACATGGTAACTTCATATTTAGAATCCAATTGCGTTAATGAAATAAGTCATAttaggtggcgtaactgggagcATGGGGACCGACGCTATGGATATCTTACGCTTGATCACTTTAGGAAGGCCTTGGATGATCTTCAGGAAGGCCAGGTGTGTTTTCATTAAAGAAGTATTTGTTTCAGGTTTAGTGTTATTATTATTTGGATTGTAATCATCTGTTTCCTTTATTTTTCCCAGTTTGTGTGGGTTGCTTATGTTGTTGATCGCGTTGATCCGGACATAATTCCTGCAGAAATCTACATGCACTCGATTGTATGGAGTGCGACGGTGCCATTGGTGTCTTTTGAATGCATTGAGTGGCATGCAACCGATAGGTTTAGGCGACAGTTCGATTTTGTTCAGGGAGTTCCTCATCAAGAGCAGAATCTAGACAAGACACACAGAGAAGTCCTAACTGGTCCTAAGAATCTTAACTGGCCTACAGCCACGACTCATTTATTTTGGGTGATGCAGTGGACAAACAGGTATCGTCACGTTCTTACTGAGCATTCCATGCCTCCACAGCATCCCTTAGATATTTACATGTACTGATACCATATAAAATATGGCAACCACTTGAACTTGTCGGATCTTGTGGTTcaagagaatgatgagggtaattaGGTTATGGATGATGATAATCAAGAGCAAGAGTTACAATCACCGCCATATCCACCTCCACAAGAACAACCTTAGTCCTCAAGCCAATATGTACCTTAAACACAGTTTACCCTATCATACCCAATACATCAGCAGTATTGGAGTATGCCACAGTTTGACTCAGGAGACGGAGCTTCTTTTAGCCAGTTGCTTGGGTTCATACCTGTAAATACAGGCCAAGCACAACATGGCCATCAGCCTGATTTCATGGCAGGTAGGTATTCCTTGGACGCGAGGCATCCATGTCGCATTTCCTCGGGTGCTTCTAGAGAGTTGGTATCTGGTGACTCTAGTAGGAGTGATGGTGGTCGAGGAATTCTTAATAGTTAAAACCCTAACCGTGTTTCAATGGGTCTAATTGAAGAAAATTCTAAGACACTTGAGTAAGAGACTGATGAGTATCTAGTAGATGAACCAGATGACGAGGAGGATGAAGATGAGGATATGGACGAGGATGAAGAATCCCATAATAATGCttctgatgatggtgatgatgcaGGTCCTATTATTGCTTTTCCTATTGGTCATATGATTATATTATATTCATATATGGTATCTCTGTTGGTTTGATTATATTATATACTTGTTTggtcaattatttttattatattgatgTTAGGATGGTCTGTTTAATTAAATTGTATACAAGTGAGGTACGTACTCCAGATGAGACAGATAAAGGCTACAATCGTAGGGTTGATCCGTCATGTCATAGCGCTAATCAATTCACTCCGTCTGTGTTCAAAAAGGCCACCAAAAAATGCAAGATTcttgtgaaagatgtaaagtgggCAATGAAAAAGTAGTTGTTGTGTAGTTAACATTTTCTATGTATCAGTTAACTTTTCTATATATCAATTAACTATTCTATGTATCATTACTATGCATGTCATGGAGTATTTGGACAAGTTATAATGTTTCAAATATCGTAAAATGTTTAGACAATATCTAAAGTCGCATATGCCATAGAGTAGTTTGATATAAGTTACAATTTTTCAAATATCATAATttatcaaggttgcgagaaccggaccggtcaatgaaccggtgaGGTTACCGGTTTAGTGGTTCACTGGttcgaccggggttcaaccggtttaattaaatattaaataaaattattaaaaaacctaaaataattttaaatatataaattcaataatttctaacttaataaaatttaaaatttcacataataaattatccataacttaatattagaggttcacaaacaacttcaaatatcaaagtttataactaaacaaaaaaatgCACATAGTGACAAACCCATAATGTTCTACGTTCAAAAGAAACAATTACTAGcaagttttcaactaatcaaaggtgcatgataaactattattttatgatttatattgtgtttaattgagtggttttatcaagtctttacccacttattcatatgattagcatgtatttacaattccttcccaaaattgttccatggttgaaaacctACTTCTTagagatctttttattgtgtattttaattctcctttatatcattcgatgctgtgatccgtgtgttaagtgtttcaggcttcatagggcaggaatggcttagaaaatggagaggaagcttacaaaaagggaaggagcacaagaaataaaggagacaaccagcgaatagcgacgcgcacgcatggctgacgcgtgcgcgcaatttggacaaaatcacagcgtggattggagttcgcgCAAACGGCGCGAGCACGTgcctgacgcacacgcgtggagaggaaaatcgtcaaacgacgcgtatgcgtgacatgcgcgatctgcagaaaattcagaaaatgctgggggcgatttcgggccacgttttgacccaattttcggcccagaaacacataatAAAACTAGGAAACATGTAGAGACTCAGTTAACAACAtacacaacattcattattcacaattttaggattagatgtagtttctagagagagagaggctctctcctctctcttaagttttaggattttaggattagcttttcttatttagttttctcttctacttttaattcttctagtactttagtttatttactttcccttgttgattactttatgttgctatttggtttatgaattctcatgtttaatttgattttctatttattgTAATTTGAAgtatttaatatttatgattttaatttagctttttacactcttagctttggttgagtaattggtgacacttgagttatcaaactcagctgatgattgaaaattggaattctttgctgattgatttgaatttccctaactctagtcttttcttaggaattgactaggacttgaggattcaaattgatttatccacttaacataccttcatagttagaggttgaccaagtgggagcaaaagccaattctcatcacaattgataaggataactaggataggtcatccagttctcataccttgccaagagctttattagttattaatttaatttcttgcaatttacttttcttgttcaacctatttaaaaaacccaaaaaggatactttttccataaccaataataagaacacctccctgcaattccttgagaagacgacccaaggtttgaatacttcggtttataaattttactgggtttgttacttgtgacaaccaaaacttttgcacgaaaggattctctgttggtttagaaactatacttacaatgcgattatatttgtgaatttctttatcgatagaaaatccgttcgtcaaaatgtcgccgttaccggggaattgcaaacgtgtgccttattattggttattgtaaatattttttcttttgcttgtttatttgtttttgtttttaatttttattagctactatgaattctcacccctgtcactatgagtttggttccaatgttgttgtagggaatggacgcTATAaggagaacatgcatcaaggatggaacaatcaaagatgggaggagtcataaggatttgatcaaccctcttggcaacaaccatttccaatggactatcaacaaccattctatgatgcatatcaaggcaatggctatggtgagcactcttttgattatcaacaaccaccaccatatgcctatgaactccCTTCTCaatataactttgaaccaccatactcactagccccctactaccaaacaccctcatctGATCCTAACCATTATctaccatatcaaccaccctatgagccatatgagccatacatagatccatcccaattccaacccaattactccaaaaaaccaccacctccatatacaccacatccacatccatcaatccaagagccctatagtcctacttatgatatccaagcagcacaagagtcaagggatcgtctcagagaaacagtggatcaatttcaagcaaccctttGTCAATTGGACCGAGCGGTAAGCCGAATGGCACCCGAAACTctcatggctaaagaatctcaatttaagaacaaggaactGAAGTGTGTGgtgcaacaagtgaaaaagatggagagtgaggaaccaccctcttatcatgaacccttcctcccaagtaataaaccctcatatccaccccaatctccaatggatgacatccttcgtggtcttcttcaagggcaagcgaagatgaaaagggatgtactAGAACTCGCGACTGCCTTAACtgaggtagtaaatcaattagcttcccgacgttcggacactcaaggaaccccccatggcttcatgtagagaatctactgaagaacgcagcatgaaagagaagctagaaactccggtggacagtgagcagcatgactttgtattagaacaattggaggaagtcgTAATCATTGAGGAGGAAGAAGtagtcgaagacttaggagatgcgaaacctccatgggaaactcaagtcacagagcccccttctaaggagtttgaatttgatgttgaggagggtgtacaacctctaaggcatatcatggttgaagactttgaaggggatgatcaagagatagattcaatcattgatgaattcttatctacatttgaatcctctcccattggacttgacataaagatggaagaagaagaagcacaacctcccatgcccttggtgaacaatgaagaagagattaaattagaagaaatctaccaagaggaagaggttgatattgaagaagcttgcaaagaggtggaagttatcaaagaagagctcaagggaatggagctggaaatcaccttgccaaagttgttggagacctctcccctaAAGCCATCAccgtccattccttcattcaagtgggtaaatctctcatctctaagcttaattagctcacttgaatatgttttacttgagacagatggtcagcttagagctctttgtggcattaagagtaagaggaagatggttagtggttggagttgtcaatcAAGGTTCAACATGATtatgtgctcaaagtttaaacgcaaaggttggtgtagaactCAATTTAATGAGTCTAGAATGTTATTtggctgcttcagtgagaattcagactgcttgccacccggatggaacaatattgctcgacaagaagacgggtgcaaaagcaagatttgggaccccagaattcagtctagcaatcaatactcttggggccttgtcacttgctttaacttgcttgaaggctttctgcacctagtttgggatcccggaggctactggaattccaaacattggtagagattcctggatgagttcaagcacaagcaaccatgacaaggagctcaccaaatgtccaacttaaggactataactaaaagtgctagatgggagacaacccaccatggtatattctttcctttttgttcttagttttatgttattttattttcattattgtcattcataatgtttgcattagcatctgcattctgcataaaaaaattaaaaaaaatggcacGTGACGCGACAGCATCGCCaacgcatccgcgtcatatgtgccttgggaagagaagagaaatttacagaaagtcacgcgaaagcgtggctggaggtgtgcttTTGGCACAAATACGCCCACGCAACTGCGTCGCTGAGGTGTCCATGTCATGTGGaaaaatggcctcccacgcgtccgcgttacccacgcgaacgcgtgccccaaaaaattgacataaaaaggtgtatggcagcaagttgtgatggagtggggctggaaccatgctagaagcacaagccctaccatgcaaacgcgtgccccacgcgtccgcgtcattttaaaagaaaggccattcacgcgtgcgcgtcacccacacgcacgcgtcaccATCTATTTTGGCAATATGCattggagacagagagttgtgcgaacacgaggctgctctcgcgccactagcacaaatcaagtcacgcgaacgcgtgacccacgcgtccgcctCACTTGAAAATATCACCAATCACgtgaacacgtgactgacgcgtctgcgtcacttgAAGATTTTGgaaatcacgcgaacgcgtgctctacgcgtccgcgtcacatgcgacgcacggTTTTACTACATCAGCGctatatatcttatcttttccccaatcctatttctctcttctcccttttgaattctctcttattccttctttcttccttatcctttcttactttctacttctttatctctttaacttctcatccttcttcactctctttctattttacttaatttatttgcatactttcattcattgcattttaattttgtgcatatttttattttcttttctaaatttattacttttccattggtgttaaaattttcttattcaactgttgcatcttttcttaaaTTATTCTGGTGCTCCATGACTTGTtctattctgattgggtattattattcataagttaatgctaatttttataatactggtattccttttgcattgatatgcacttatactatcttgcattacccacactctcttctccattgttgcaattcttgcactattgatatgccgtatgcttctactattttttcactgcatgttgtagctaccatgtaattgagactctcattatttggcattaacccaactgTATTTTATTTGTTTCCTATCCTTGTtgttgggttacttttcttctttttcctcttctttcaggatggccactgaGAAAGGGAAACATGAAGCTCTAAATGGGAAGACAGACAAGTccacctgcacaatctttggagaaaagtatcagttgaagcaacccgtccactttcCCATCTtggcatgcaccgagga includes:
- the LOC140175166 gene encoding serine/threonine-protein phosphatase 7 long form homolog, whose amino-acid sequence is MQRYVKCHIMLLFDTNLFGDKSGTSVHWKFLPLLRDFGSIKQYSRGSACLAHLYRTLCRASRFDCKKIDGPLTLMLKSNCVNEISHIRWRNWEHGDRRYGYLTLDHFRKALDDLQEGQFVWVAYVVDRVDPDIIPAEIYMHSIVWSATVPLVSFECIEWHATDRFRRQFDFVQGVPHQEQNLDKTHREVLTGPKNLNWPTATTHLFWVMQWTNRYRHVLTEHSMPPQHPLDIYMY